In Canis aureus isolate CA01 chromosome 6, VMU_Caureus_v.1.0, whole genome shotgun sequence, one genomic interval encodes:
- the CAPN2 gene encoding calpain-2 catalytic subunit isoform X1 — MAGIAAKLVRDREAAEGLGSHERAIKYLNQDYEALRDECLEAGALFQDPSFPAIPSSLGFKELGPYSSKTQGIEWKRPTEICDDPQFIVGGATRTDICQGALGDCWLLAAIASLTLNEEVLARVVPPNQSFQENYAGIFHFQFWQYGEWVEVVVDDRLPTKNGELLFVHSAEGSEFWSALLEKAYAKINGCYEALSGGATTEGFEDFTGGIAEWYELRKAPPDLFRIIQKALQKGSLLGCSIDITSMADSEAITFQKLVKGHAYSVTGAEEVESGGSLQKLIRIRNPWGEVEWTGKWNDNCPNWNTVDPEVRERLTRRHEDGEFWMSFSDFLRHYSRVEICNLTPDTLTSESYKKWKLTKMDGSWRRGSTAGGCRNYPNTFWMNPQYVIKLEEEDEDQEDGERGCTFLVGLIQKHRRRQRKMGEDMHTIGFGIYEVWETPGIIQLRVGDKRPGQERELTLLAPSPVGPPSLPSSSRTQPCFCPRGGTSSTRWLRVTEGAGLDGWLRGLMRPGQGLAAAQDKAHAPWALVRSLGTWTCWSVLKARPLGSACGFAPGGRCAGLGPQRLFTESCTLPSSEMNCQAAQEQREAQPPRAGYVPSDELRVLSEPRFLPQWSWSITYLSERAEGRESTAGPQPA, encoded by the exons ATGGCCGGCATCGCGGCCAAGCTGGTGAGGGACCGAGAGGCAGCCGAGGGGCTGGGCTCGCACGAACGGGCCATCAAGTACCTCAACCAGGACTACGAGGCGCTGCGGGACGAGTGCCTGGAGGCCGGGGCGCTCTTCCAGGACCCCTCCTTCCCGGccatcccctcctccctgggCTTCAAGGAGCTGGGGCCCTACTCCAGCAAGACCCAGGGCATCGAGTGGAAGCGGCCCACG GAGATCTGCGATGATCCGCAGTTCATTGTTGGAGGCGCTACCCGCACGGACATCTGCCAGGGAGCCCTGG GTGACTGCTGGCTGCTGGCAGCCATTGCCTCCCTGACCTTGAACGAAGAGGTCCTGGCTCGTGTTGTGCCCCCGAACCAGAGCTTCCAGGAAAACTATGCAGGGATCTTCCACTTCCAG TTCTGGCAGTACGGCGAgtgggtggaggtggtggtggacgACAGGCTGCCCACCAAGAACGGGGAGCTGCTCTTCGTGCACTCTGCAGAGGGCAGCGAGTTCTGGAGCGCGCTGCTGGAGAAGGCCTACGCCAA GATCAACGGCTGTTACGAGGCACTCTCGGGGGGTGCCACCACTGAGGGCTTTGAGGACTTTACCGGGGGGATCGCGGAGTGGTACGAGCTGAGGAAGGCCCCCCCTGACCTGTTCAGGATCATCCAGAAGGCTCTGCAGAAAGGCTCCCTCCTCGGCTGCTCCATAGAC ATCACCAGCATGGCAGACTCAGAGGCCATCACGTTCCAGAAGCTGGTGAAGGGGCACGCGTACTCAGTCACTGGGGCCGAGGAG GTCGAAAGTGGGGGCAGCCTGCAGAAGCTGATCCGCATCCGCAACCCTTGGGGCGAAGTGGAGTGGACCGGGAAGTGGAATGACAA CTGCCCCAACTGGAACACGGTGGACCCAGAGGTGAGGGAGAGGCTGACCAGACGGCACGAGGACGGGGAGTTCTG GATGTCTTTCAGCGACTTCCTGAGGCACTACTCCCGAGTGGAGATTTGCAACCTGACCCCCGACACCCTCACCAGCGAGTCCTATAAGAAGTGGAAGCTCACCAAGATGGATGGGAGCTGGAGACGGGGCTCCACGGCTGGAGGCTGCAGGAACTACCCGA ATACCTTCTGGATGAACCCTCAGTACGTGATCAAGCTGGAAGAGGAGGACGAGGACCAGGAGGATGGAGAACGCGGCTGCACGTTCCTCGTGGGCCTCATCCAGAAGCACCGGCGGCGGCAGCGCAAGATGGGCGAGGACATGCACACCATCGGCTTCGGCATCTACGAG GTTTGGGAAACCCCAGGGATCATTCAGTTGCGTGTTGGAGATAAGAGACCGGGGCAGGAGCGGGAGCTGACCCTGCTGGCTCCCAGCCCAGTGGGACCCCCTTCACTGCCCTCTTCCTCCAGGACACAGCCCTGCTTCT GTCCCAGAGGAGGTACGTCCAGCACGCGTTGGCTCAGGGTCACCGAAGGCGCAGGCTTGGACGGCTGGCTCAGGGGTCTCATGaggcctgggcaggggctggCGGCTGCACAGGACAAGGCCCATGCCCCCTGGGCCCTGGTGAGGTCACTCGGGACATGGACCTGTTGGTCTGTGCTCAAGGCCAGACCTCTGGGAAGTGCCTGTGGTTTTGCTCCGGGTGGACGGTGTGCGGGCCTAGGGCCACAGAGGCTCTTCACAGAGTCCTGCACTCTCCCCAGTTCAGAGATGAACTGCCAGGCGgcgcaggagcagagggaggcccAGCCTCCACGTGCAGGCTATGTGCCCTCAGATGAGCTGCGCGTCCTCTCTGAACCTCGGTTTCTCCCTCAGTGGAGCTGGTCCATCACGTACCTCTCGGAGCGAGCCGAAGGGCGTGAGAGCACAGCAGGCCCACAGCCGGCATGA